The sequence below is a genomic window from Kitasatospora kifunensis.
CGATTGTCGGATCAGCATCGTGGGTGCCGAGCACGTCCCGGCGACCGGCGGCGCGGTGCTGGTGAGCAATCACATCAGCTACCTGGACTTCCTCTTCGCGGGCCTGGGTGCCTACCGGGGTGGGAACCGCAAGACCCGCTTCATGGCAAAGGACGAGGTCTTCCGGCACGCGGTCTCCGGCCCGCTGATGCGCGGCATGAAGCACATCCCGGTCGACCGCACCGACGGCCAGCCCGCGTACGATGCGGCCGTGCGCGCGCTGCGCGCCGGCGAGGTGGTCGGGGTCTTCCCCGAGGCGACCATCAGCCGCTCCTTCATGCTGAAGAAGTTCAAGACCGGTGCGGCCCGGATGGCCGCCGACTCCGGCGCCCCGCTGCTGCCGGTGATCCTCTGGGGCACCCAGCAGCTGTGGACCAAGGGCCGCCCGAAGACGCTGACCAAGCGGCACGTCCCGGTCACCATCATGATTGGCGAACCGATTCACCTGGAGCCCACGGACAAGCCGGTGATGGTGACGCGGCGGCTGCGGGCGGCGATGGGCGAGATGCTCGACCGGGCCCAGCGCGAGTACCCCACCAAGCCGACCGGCCCCGCCGACTCCTGGTGGCTCCCCTCCCACCTCGGCGGCACCGCGCCGACCCTGGAGGTCGCGGAGGCCGAGGACGAGCAGGAGGCAGCCGCGAAGGCCGCCCGGCGCGCGGGCACGGGAGCCTGAGCAGGCTCTCCTT
It includes:
- a CDS encoding lysophospholipid acyltransferase family protein — its product is MAEFVYPPVIRTALTVFKALDCRISIVGAEHVPATGGAVLVSNHISYLDFLFAGLGAYRGGNRKTRFMAKDEVFRHAVSGPLMRGMKHIPVDRTDGQPAYDAAVRALRAGEVVGVFPEATISRSFMLKKFKTGAARMAADSGAPLLPVILWGTQQLWTKGRPKTLTKRHVPVTIMIGEPIHLEPTDKPVMVTRRLRAAMGEMLDRAQREYPTKPTGPADSWWLPSHLGGTAPTLEVAEAEDEQEAAAKAARRAGTGA